AGCACACGCACCTTGCCCTGCTTGCTTTGCGGCAACGCCGCGGCCACGGTGTCGACCGAGAACGGAATCTGCCCGCCGATCAGGTCCGTCATGGCGGGCGAGCTGCCCTTGTACGGTACGTGCGTCATCTTCAGCTTGGCCGCCGAGGTGAATGCCTCGCCCACGAAATGCGCGGTGGTGCCAGTGCCGAACGAGCCATACGGCGGCTGGTCGTGGGCCGGATCCTTCACGTAGGCCACGAACTCCTTCAGGTCCTTGACCGGCACCTTGGGGTTCGCAAGCAGCGCCAGGCCCGTGCGGCCGACGATGCCGATGGGTTCAAAGCTCTTGACCGGGTCATACGGCAGATTGCTCTGGATGGCCGGGTTGACCGTGAACGTCGTGCCGGAGCTGACCAGCAGCGTGTAGCCGTCCGGCGCGGCCTTGGCGACGAAGCTGGCGCCGATCACCGTGCCCGCGCCGGCGCGGTTTTCCACCACGACCGTGCGGCCCAATTCCTGTCCGAGTTTCTGCGCCACCACGCGGCCCAGCACATCGGTGGCGCCACCCGGCGGGAAAGGCACGACCAGCGTGAGCGGCCGGCTGGGATAGGCGTCCTGGGCCACCGCGGGCGCGGCGGCGCCGACGGTGCTGGCAAAAGCGAGACTGACTGCAAGAAACGAGGTTTTCATGGCGGTGCTCGATGGGAGGTGGTGGAAAAGCGGCGCGTCTGTCGGCGCCTAGTTGCCGGCCGCGAGCGAACGCCCACGGCTCAGGAATCGGTCATATTCTTCGTCGGGCACGAACAGCCCGCCGGTGGTCCAGGCCAGATGCGTGGCGCGCGGCAGATGCGCGTCAAGGCCCTGCGCGCGCAACCATGCGCGGCCGGCGTTGGTGCCGCACAGGTGGCGCGGTCCGCTGAAACCGGCCGCGGCGGACGGTTCGATGCGCAGGCCTTCGCTGTCCTTCAGGCGCGCCAGGTCCGCGTACAGCGTGTCGTCTTCCACGGTGTAGACGCCGCCCAGATGCGCGCCCACCGCCGCATAGGCCAGCTCGGATGCCGTCGGAACCGCCAGGCCGTCGGCCTCGGTCACGTTGGTCAAGCCCACGTCGTACACCGACGCGGACGCCGGCGCGCCCGGCAGTTCACCCCGGCCGGCCATCATGCGCACCAGGAAACACGGCGACTGCACCGGCTCGGCAAAGAAGCAATGCACGTGCGGACCATAGAGTTGCTTCAGGCCAAAGGCGATGCCGCCCGGCGCCCCGCCCACGCCGCAAGGCAGGTAGACGAACAAGGGATGCTCGGCATCGACACGCACGCCCGCTTCATGCAGTTGGACGCGCAGGTGCAGCGCCGCGGCGGCGTAGCCCAGGAACAGGGACGCCGAACGCTCGTCGTCGACGAAATAACCAAAGGCATCGGCTTCGACCTGCGCGCGGCCCGCGGCCACGGCCTTTTCGTAGTCGCCCGCGTGCTCGACGACCTCGACCCCGCGCGCGCGCAGCCGCGCCTTCTTCCATTCCTTGGCATCGGCGGACATGTGCACGGCCGACCGGAACCCCAGCGCCGATGCAATCACGCCGATGGACAGGCCCAGGTTGCCGGTGGAGCCCACGGCCACCTGATGGCGGCCGAAAACGGCGCGGGCCTCCGGGCCGGCCAGTTTGCGGTAGTCGTCGCCCGGGTGAAGCAGCCCTTCCCGCAGCGCCAGCGATTCGGCAAATTCCAGCACTTCGTGGATGCCGCCCCGCGCCTTGATCGAACCGGCTACCGGCAGCGCATGGTCTGCCTTGATCCACAAGCGTCCGTCCTGGTGCGGCAGGCCGATGGCCGCCTGCATGGCGGCGGCGGGCAACAGCGGCGACTCGATCACGCCGCGCGTCTCGGCCAGTTCCGGAAACAGTTCGGCCAGCAGCGGCGCAAATCGCGCAAAGCGCTCCTGCGCGGACAGCACCTGATCCATCAGGAAGTGCGCGCCCGGCCCGCCGGCGGCGCTGGGTGTGACAGGCCCGGTCCACAGCACCGGCTTTGCCTGCCGGAGAGACTCCAGAACGGGGGAATGGGAGGAAGCGTCGGCTTGAAACATGGCTGTGGTAGCAAATGGAAAGCGCAAATAATGCCCACATCCTAGAGGCGGCCAACGCTTTGCAGCAATATCAATGGTTAGAATTCTTCTTTGCGTTTTCCGCAAACCTTGGAGCTGACCATGAATCCTCGCGTCCTGCAGGAGATTTCCCTGCGATATTTCCTGGAGGTCGTGCGCACCGGCTCGGTCAGCGAGGCCGCGGGCAGGCTGGACGTCGCGCCCTCGGCCGTCAGCCGGCAGATCGCCCGTATCGAACGCGAATTGGGCACCTTGCTGTTCGAGCGGCGCGCGCGCGGCATGCTTCCGAACGCCGCGGGCGAACTGCTGGCCGCGCACGCCAAACGCATGCAGCAGGACGTCGAGCGCGTGGCCGGAGACATCCTGGCGCTGCGCGGGCTGCGCCAGGGCCATGTGCGCATCGTCAGCACCGAGGGGTATGCGTCAGAGTTCGTGCCGGCGGCCATCGCGGCCTTCCGGCAGCACTATGCGGGTATCCGGTTCTCGCTGGACGTCTGCTCGCAGCAGGAAATCCCCCAGCGCATCCGGGATGGGTCGGCGGACATCGGCGTCACCCTCAGCCTCACGTCGCAACGCGACATCCGGGTGGAAGCGCGCGTGCCGGCGCCGGTGCGCGCGATCCTCGCGGCCGACCATCCGCTGGCCGACCGGCGCGAGATGGCGCTGGCGCAGTTGATGGCGTATCCGCTGGCCCTGCCCAGCCCCGATTCCACCCTGCGTCAGCTGATCGACATCAGTTGCAGCCGCCAGCAACTGCATTGCGAGCCGGCATTCACCAGCCGCAGCATCGACGCGCTGGTCGGCTTTGCCAGCGCGGGCGGCGGCGTCGCCTTCTGCGGGGAACTCGCCATCCGCAACCGCCTGCAATGGGGAAGAATCGTGGCCGTGCCGCTCCGCGACCGCGAAATGAACGAACGCCACTTCGAGGTGCAGACGCTGGCCGGCCGCATCATGCCCGAGGCCGCCAAGGCGTTCATCGCCAGCATCGCGGAGGCCGCGCGGGCGGCCTCCGGTCCGGTCGGGCCCGCGTAATGCTGGGCCGCGTAATGTCGGGCCCATTAAGACCGGGCCCGCATAACGCTCGCGATCAGTACTGGTAGCGCATCGTCAGCATCGCGCTGCGTCCCGCGGCCCACGCGCCCTGGCTGTAAAAGCCGATCTGGCTGTAGTACTTGCGGTCGAACACGTTGTTCACGTTCAACTGCGCCGACAGGCTGCGGTTGAAGCGGTAACGCGCCATCAGGTTGGTGATGGCGTAGCTGCCCTGGCCCACACGCTCGTCGCCGTTGGGTCCGCTGGCGATGGTGTAGACATGGCTCTGCCAGTTCACGCCGCCACCCACCGTCAAGCGGTTCCAGTCGCCCGGCAACTGATACGTCGTGAAGACGCGCACGAGGCTGCGCGGCTGGTCGGTCTGGATCGCGTTGCCCTCACCGTCGCTGGCGGTCCAATGCGACCATCCGGCCGCCACATTCCAGCCCGGCGTCACTTCACCCGACACTTCCAGGTCGAAGCCGCGGCTGCGCGTGCCTTGTGCAGCGGTATATGCCTGGTTGGTCGTGCCCGGCACCATCTGGCCCGGGTCGGCCTGCGCCACGTTGTCCTGGTCGATCTGGAAAACGGCGGCGCTGGCGTTCAGGCGGCCCTCCAGCCATTCACCCTTGATGCCGGCCTCGTACGACTTGCCTTCCAGCGGATCGAGCCAATTGCCGTTGCGGTCCTGGTAGGTCTGCGGATTGAAGATGCCGGTGTAGCTGACGTAGGCCGTGTAGGTGTCGTTGATGTCGTACAGCAGGCCGGCGTACGGCGTAAAGGCGTTCTTGTCGAACTCCGTGCGGCCTTCTCCGCCAAAGCCGATCGAGTTGGTCTTCCAGGTGCTGTAGCGCCCCCCGACGATGAGCTTCAGCGGATCCGCCAGGTTCAGACGCAGCGCGCCGTACCAGCCGGTCTGCGTGGTGGTGTAGCGGTTGGCGATGATCGAATCGTTCCAGTCGGGTTCGGGATACGAGCCGTTCCACTCCAGGAAGTTGCCCACGCCGGCCGCATTGATGGCCGAGCGGTAGTTGAAGTCGCCCTTCTGCCGGTTGAAGCTGGCGCCCACCACGGCTTCGTGGCGGCGGCCAAACAGCGTGAACGGACCGTTCGCCTTCAGATCCAGCGCATTCTGCTTGCGGTCGCCCAGGTACCAGGCGGGCGACGCGCCCATGCCCAGGCCCGTCTCGCGGTCGGGCCAGCCGTACAGGTACAGCAGCTTGCCGTCCATTTCATTCTTGGAATACGAGCCCACGGCCTGCACGCGCCAGTCGTTCTCGAAGCGATGTTCCAGGCTGAGGAAGGCGCCCTGCGTGGTGCTGCCCCACGAGCTCCACCGTGCGCCGGTGTTCAGCGACCGGCGCCAATCGGTGCGGCCGCCGTCGGCGTACCAAAGCGGAAAGCCGCCCCAGCTGCTGCCCTGCGGCTCGTTGTCCTGGTAGTTGTAGCCCACGCTGAGCGTGGTGCGCGAGGTCAGGTCGGCGTCCACCACGCCGTAGAAGACCTTTTTCTTGTTCTGGTAGTAGTCCAGAAACGACCGGTTGTCCTGGTACGCCGAGACGATGCGGCCGCGCACGGTGCCTTCGGCGTTGAGCGGCGTGGACAGGTCGGCCGTCACGCGATAGGTGTCCCAGTTGCCCACGCCCGCGCTCAGGTCCGCCTTGAACTCACGGCTGTCGGCGTGCTTGCGCACCAGGTTGATGGAGGCCGACGGATTGCCCGCGCCCGTCATCAGGCCTGTCGCGCCGCGCACGACTTCCACGCGGTCATAGATGATGGGATCGACCGACGACTCGCCCGCCGCATAGCCCACATCGAAAGACGTGGGCACGCCGTCGTACATGTAATTGCTGATGCTGAAGCCGCGCGAATTGAACGTGTAGCGCTCGCTGTCGAAGTTCTGCACCGAAATGCCGGGCGTGCTGCCCATCACATCGGCCAGCGACCGCATGTCCTCGTCGTCCATGCGCTGGCGCGTCATCACGGTGACCGACTGCGGCGTCTCGCGCAGCGACAGCGACAGCCCCGTGCTGGCGGCGGTGGAACGCGGCGTGTAGGAACCCGTCCCCTCGGTGGTGTTCGGATTGGCGTTGTCGCCCACCACCTGCACCGACGGCAACGTCGAGACGGCGGCATCCTGCGCCGCAACCGCCCCCGAGGCCAACGCCAGTAAAACCGCCGCAGACGTGCGGCGCAGCACGAAACGTGGGTGAACGATTGGGCCGCGGCCGACGCGTCTTTCTTCTTGCATTGTGGCTTCCTACCGAAATGGTCTAAGGGTGACAAATCGGCAGGAAGTTTAAATGCAACTCCTTCTCATTTCTATCTACTGTTGTTTTTTCCCATTGTTCGCGTCAACCCGAGGCCTTGCCCGGCCGCTGCACCGCGCGCACCTTGCCGCTTTCGCCACCGCCGCAATAAAACCGGGCGCCGCCGTCGGACTCCAGGCCCGACACACCAATGCCAGCCGGCATCTCGACCGCTTCCAGCACCTCGCCGGTGCGCGGTTCAAGACGCCGCAACTCGCTTTCTTCGGCTTCCCACGTGCCGTGCCACAGCTCGCCGTCCACCCACGTAACGCCCGTCACGTAGCGGTTGGAATCGATGGTGCGCAGCACGTTGCCGGTCTCGGGATCGACCTGGTGGATCTTGCGGTCGCGGTAAGCGCCGACCCACAGGCTGCCTTCCGCCCAGGCAAGGCCGGACACGCCCTCGCCGCCGGGCGCGGGAATGGTGGACAGCACGTTGCCGCTTTGCGGATCGACCTTCTGGATCCGGCCATCGGCGATCTGATAGAGGTGCGTGCCGTCAAAGGCCGTGCCGGCATTGGCCGTGATGTCGAGCGCGCGCGACGTCTGTCCGGTGGCCGGGTCCAGGGCAACGAGGCTGTCGCCCGTGGCGAACCACACCTGCTTGCCGTCGTACGTCAGCCCATGGACGGCCTCGACGCCCGGAAATGGGCCATATTCGCGGAGGATTTCGGCTTGTGATCGTTTCATGATGGCTTCCTGTTGTAGGGATGCGTCCATGCTACTGGCCGGGCAAAATCGCCGGGAGTAACAAGCTTGTCGTGAATCCTGGCACCGGCGGCAGCATCCAGCGCCGCGCGCGTCCCTGGCCGAAGGCCTGCACCTTGCCGGCCTCGGCCAGCGCCTCCAGCGCGCGCTGCACGGTGCGCTGGCTGGCCCCAAGCACCAGCGCCAATGCCGAACTTGACCAGCCTTCGCCATCGGCCAGAAAGGCCAGCAGCGCGCCCTGCTCCGGATCCGTTTCTTGGCCGGCGGGCGCCAGCACCGTGATGCCGCCCGCGCCGGCCGGCGTGAGCGTATAGCCGTGCCGGGTGGCATGGATGCTGGCCAGCGGGCGGATCGCGGTGCGCAGGCGGCCCATTTCGACGCGTAGGCGCGCGCGGTGCGTCTCGTCAAAGTAGCGCGTGCGAAACGCGTGGGCGATGAGCGCATCGCGCGTCACGTCCTGCGGCCAGGCCTGCGCCAGCGCCCGCACCAACGCAAACAGCACGGGACGGCCGGCCAGCGCGACCGTCGTTTGCACACCGCGCACGGCGTACCGGCAGGCGTCCACGACAAGCGTGCCGGACGCCAGCAAGGCCTCGACCTCGTCCAGCGACACCGTGCATTCGCCGTCGTGCCCGATGCGCCGGGCCGCCGGCGCCTCCAGCGCCCGAAACGCGTGGTCCACTTCCGCGATCAGCGCCGGAATGCCGGCTTGCTCGGCGCAGCGTCCCGCGTGCGTCAGCGCGGCCCGGGCCTTTGCGGCATGCTGGCGGCGCAGGGCGATGCCCGCGACGATCAGCGCTTGAATGGCCCGCGACGCCCAAGGCAGTGCGGCTGAATCCAGCTCGGCGAGCGTGCGCTCGGCGTCTTCCAGCCGTCCCAGCAGCAATTGGCGGCGCGCCATCAGGTGACGGGCATGCGCCGCGTTGACCACGTCGCCATGCGCGTGCAGCGTGGCACGCGCGGTGTCCAGCGCTTTGTGCGAATTGCCCAGATCGCGCGAAGCCAGCGCGATTTCCGCCTCGGCGACCACGCAGCGCGCCCGCGCCACCGCCTGCCGGGGACCAAACGCCCGCCCGGCGCTTCGCAGCAGCGCCCTGGCGCGGGGCAGATCGCCCAGTTGCGCGAAGGCGATGCCGCGCAGGGCCAGCGCGGGCGCGTCGCTGCGCAGCGCCACGTGGTTCAACGCGCCCAGCGGGTCGCCCGCGGCCAGCGCGCGCGCCGCGCTTTCAATCAGAAAGTCCATGGAAGATGCGCCACCGCCGCCCCGCTTGTCTTGGCCAGGGAACAAATCTACACCGTGCGGTGGGCTGCTTGCAGGGCTATTGCGCGGACGACACCGGCAGCGAGGATCCGCCGGACGCGCTGGGCGCCATCAGAAGCGGATACGGATTGAGCGCCCCGCCCCCGGCATAGATGCCGTAGTGCAGATGCGGCGGCGTGCCTTTGGCGTTGCCGGTATTGCCCACGAACCCCAGCACGTCGCCCGGCGCGACGAGCTGGCCGCGTCGGATATCCGCGTAGCCGTCCAGGTGCGCGTAATAGTGCATCTGCCGGCCCGGCCCCATCACCCACACGACCTGGCCGCCCAGCGTGTTCTCGCCGATGCGCGTGACCACGCCTTCGGTGGCCGACAGCACCGGCGTGCCGCGCTTGGCAAAGATGTCGATGCCCTGGTGCGTGCGCCCGCCCGACCGCGCCGCGCCCCAGGTGTCCGCCAGGCGCCGCGGCGCGACGCCCTGCACCGGTACGGGCAGGGACAGCGGCGCGTCCTGCCAGGACAGCCTCGCCATGTGCCAGGGCGCGCGCGCCGGCTCGGGCAGACGCGGCCAGGCCCAAACCGCCAGGGCTACCAGCGCGGCAAGAATGAGAAGTCGTCGGGCACATCGCCAGGGGGTGCGGGCATCCATGCAACGTTCGACGGCCAGGCGGGGCCAGGGTTCCACGCCGCCTGGCGGCGACACCGTATTGCAGCGCTTGTGTTGCCGCGCCTGTGATGTGACCCCAATTTGCAGTGGCGGCTACCGCCCGGGCCGCCCGGACAGGCCCTCTCAGGCCGTCGCAGCGTGTAAACTCCCCCCTTTTTGACTCTGGTGGTATGTTGCAAGCCCCCCAGCGCACAGGTTTAAGCGGCCCGACGCTCATTCGCTTGCTGACTCGCCTGACGGACGCGGAAGTCCAGCAGTCCAGGCAGTCGCTATCCGACCATCTGAGCCAATGGCTTGGCTGGACGGACGCGATCGCCCTGTCGGCGGCGTTGAATACCAGTCCGCCGGTCATTGCGCCCGGCGCCCGCCTGTTCAGCAGCGCCGAAGAACGCGAATGCGCGCGCGTGCGCACCACCCTGGCCGACGCCATCGCCAGCGACACGGCGGCAACGGCCGCCAAGCGCGTTGCCCCGGCGCGGGCGCCCGCCAAGAAACTGGCTGCCGCCCTGGCCGAGGACGAGTTCGATTATTCGAGTTTTCGCCAGCGGTATCTGTCGTTGCAGCACACGATGGAGACCAGCATCGGCAATCTGCGCAGCCGGCTGCGCGGCATGGTCGCGGCGCGCAATGGCGAATGGACGCGCCTGGCCGTGGTGGACGCGATCATGGACCGCGCGCTGCTGCCCAAGGAGCGAGCACTGCTAGGCGCGATTCCGAAGCTGCTGCAGACGCACTTCGACCGGCTGCGCAAGGCCGAGGAAGCGGCGCTGGCTGCCGCCCAAGCCGAAGCTGCGGCCGAGTCGCAGGCATTGCCTGACGCCGACGCGCCTGCAGATGCCGCCGCAGAGGCGGACGGCAACGCAAAGGCCGACGGCGATGCAGAGGCCGCAGCGATTGACCCCGCGCCGGCCAGCGTGGCGGCCAACGCGGCGGCGCCCGTCCCGGCGATTACCGCGGGCGCCTGGCTGGACACGTTCCGCGCCGACATGCGCGCCGTGCTGCTGGCCGAATTGGATGTTCGTTTACAACCG
The DNA window shown above is from Achromobacter spanius and carries:
- the fhuE gene encoding ferric-rhodotorulic acid/ferric-coprogen receptor FhuE, whose product is MQEERRVGRGPIVHPRFVLRRTSAAVLLALASGAVAAQDAAVSTLPSVQVVGDNANPNTTEGTGSYTPRSTAASTGLSLSLRETPQSVTVMTRQRMDDEDMRSLADVMGSTPGISVQNFDSERYTFNSRGFSISNYMYDGVPTSFDVGYAAGESSVDPIIYDRVEVVRGATGLMTGAGNPSASINLVRKHADSREFKADLSAGVGNWDTYRVTADLSTPLNAEGTVRGRIVSAYQDNRSFLDYYQNKKKVFYGVVDADLTSRTTLSVGYNYQDNEPQGSSWGGFPLWYADGGRTDWRRSLNTGARWSSWGSTTQGAFLSLEHRFENDWRVQAVGSYSKNEMDGKLLYLYGWPDRETGLGMGASPAWYLGDRKQNALDLKANGPFTLFGRRHEAVVGASFNRQKGDFNYRSAINAAGVGNFLEWNGSYPEPDWNDSIIANRYTTTQTGWYGALRLNLADPLKLIVGGRYSTWKTNSIGFGGEGRTEFDKNAFTPYAGLLYDINDTYTAYVSYTGIFNPQTYQDRNGNWLDPLEGKSYEAGIKGEWLEGRLNASAAVFQIDQDNVAQADPGQMVPGTTNQAYTAAQGTRSRGFDLEVSGEVTPGWNVAAGWSHWTASDGEGNAIQTDQPRSLVRVFTTYQLPGDWNRLTVGGGVNWQSHVYTIASGPNGDERVGQGSYAITNLMARYRFNRSLSAQLNVNNVFDRKYYSQIGFYSQGAWAAGRSAMLTMRYQY
- a CDS encoding DUF3348 domain-containing protein, whose translation is MLQAPQRTGLSGPTLIRLLTRLTDAEVQQSRQSLSDHLSQWLGWTDAIALSAALNTSPPVIAPGARLFSSAEERECARVRTTLADAIASDTAATAAKRVAPARAPAKKLAAALAEDEFDYSSFRQRYLSLQHTMETSIGNLRSRLRGMVAARNGEWTRLAVVDAIMDRALLPKERALLGAIPKLLQTHFDRLRKAEEAALAAAQAEAAAESQALPDADAPADAAAEADGNAKADGDAEAAAIDPAPASVAANAAAPVPAITAGAWLDTFRADMRAVLLAELDVRLQPVEGLLAALRTS
- a CDS encoding M23 family metallopeptidase → MDARTPWRCARRLLILAALVALAVWAWPRLPEPARAPWHMARLSWQDAPLSLPVPVQGVAPRRLADTWGAARSGGRTHQGIDIFAKRGTPVLSATEGVVTRIGENTLGGQVVWVMGPGRQMHYYAHLDGYADIRRGQLVAPGDVLGFVGNTGNAKGTPPHLHYGIYAGGGALNPYPLLMAPSASGGSSLPVSSAQ
- a CDS encoding D-serine ammonia-lyase, which encodes MFQADASSHSPVLESLRQAKPVLWTGPVTPSAAGGPGAHFLMDQVLSAQERFARFAPLLAELFPELAETRGVIESPLLPAAAMQAAIGLPHQDGRLWIKADHALPVAGSIKARGGIHEVLEFAESLALREGLLHPGDDYRKLAGPEARAVFGRHQVAVGSTGNLGLSIGVIASALGFRSAVHMSADAKEWKKARLRARGVEVVEHAGDYEKAVAAGRAQVEADAFGYFVDDERSASLFLGYAAAALHLRVQLHEAGVRVDAEHPLFVYLPCGVGGAPGGIAFGLKQLYGPHVHCFFAEPVQSPCFLVRMMAGRGELPGAPASASVYDVGLTNVTEADGLAVPTASELAYAAVGAHLGGVYTVEDDTLYADLARLKDSEGLRIEPSAAAGFSGPRHLCGTNAGRAWLRAQGLDAHLPRATHLAWTTGGLFVPDEEYDRFLSRGRSLAAGN
- a CDS encoding winged helix-turn-helix transcriptional regulator codes for the protein MDFLIESAARALAAGDPLGALNHVALRSDAPALALRGIAFAQLGDLPRARALLRSAGRAFGPRQAVARARCVVAEAEIALASRDLGNSHKALDTARATLHAHGDVVNAAHARHLMARRQLLLGRLEDAERTLAELDSAALPWASRAIQALIVAGIALRRQHAAKARAALTHAGRCAEQAGIPALIAEVDHAFRALEAPAARRIGHDGECTVSLDEVEALLASGTLVVDACRYAVRGVQTTVALAGRPVLFALVRALAQAWPQDVTRDALIAHAFRTRYFDETHRARLRVEMGRLRTAIRPLASIHATRHGYTLTPAGAGGITVLAPAGQETDPEQGALLAFLADGEGWSSSALALVLGASQRTVQRALEALAEAGKVQAFGQGRARRWMLPPVPGFTTSLLLPAILPGQ
- a CDS encoding LysR family transcriptional regulator encodes the protein MNPRVLQEISLRYFLEVVRTGSVSEAAGRLDVAPSAVSRQIARIERELGTLLFERRARGMLPNAAGELLAAHAKRMQQDVERVAGDILALRGLRQGHVRIVSTEGYASEFVPAAIAAFRQHYAGIRFSLDVCSQQEIPQRIRDGSADIGVTLSLTSQRDIRVEARVPAPVRAILAADHPLADRREMALAQLMAYPLALPSPDSTLRQLIDISCSRQQLHCEPAFTSRSIDALVGFASAGGGVAFCGELAIRNRLQWGRIVAVPLRDREMNERHFEVQTLAGRIMPEAAKAFIASIAEAARAASGPVGPA
- a CDS encoding PQQ-binding-like beta-propeller repeat protein translates to MKRSQAEILREYGPFPGVEAVHGLTYDGKQVWFATGDSLVALDPATGQTSRALDITANAGTAFDGTHLYQIADGRIQKVDPQSGNVLSTIPAPGGEGVSGLAWAEGSLWVGAYRDRKIHQVDPETGNVLRTIDSNRYVTGVTWVDGELWHGTWEAEESELRRLEPRTGEVLEAVEMPAGIGVSGLESDGGARFYCGGGESGKVRAVQRPGKASG
- a CDS encoding Bug family tripartite tricarboxylate transporter substrate binding protein, with product MKTSFLAVSLAFASTVGAAAPAVAQDAYPSRPLTLVVPFPPGGATDVLGRVVAQKLGQELGRTVVVENRAGAGTVIGASFVAKAAPDGYTLLVSSGTTFTVNPAIQSNLPYDPVKSFEPIGIVGRTGLALLANPKVPVKDLKEFVAYVKDPAHDQPPYGSFGTGTTAHFVGEAFTSAAKLKMTHVPYKGSSPAMTDLIGGQIPFSVDTVAAALPQSKQGKVRVLAVSAPKRSAFLPDVPTFAEQGYPSVAMDTWLMVAAPRGLPADVKTRLEKALKATVESPEVVKSLEAQGFEAAFASAAEGEALIQQELPVMREVAQRANIKID